The DNA sequence CCGAGGCCATCAACACCCCGTAATCGACCACGGACCCTTCCGCCGCGTGCACAATGGCGGCCGACAGCCCGATGGCGGGGCTGATCGCCGCCAGGATGAGGACCGTGAACAGGAGCGGATGCAGGAGCCTCGGCTCGCGCATCAGATAGCGGAATCCCTCGGCCAGATCCGATAGCACCCGCCTCATGTCCAGGCCCATAGGAGTTGGATCTGACTGCGATCGCAACCCTCGCAGACTCCAGAGGGCGAGGGCGGCCAACAGATAGGTACCCGAGTTCAGCGTGAAGGCGATGGACAATCCCAGGGTGCCGAGCAGGACGCCTCCCGCACCGCTCACCAACACGGCAACCGCCATCTCCGTCATGGAATTGATCGCCACCGCGGAGCGCACCTCGGGGAGGGGCACGGACTCGGTGAGGACGACCTTGTAGGAGGGCCGGGAGATGACCCAGATGAAGCTGTTCAGGACCACCCAGGCGTAGATGTGCCACACGGTGACCCGGCCGAGCAGGACCAAGGCGGCGACGCCCGCGGTCAGCGCGGCGCCGGCCAGTTGTCCGGCGATGAGCAGCCGACGGCGGTCGAGCGCGTCGGCGATGACGCCGCCGATGGGCATGAGCAGCAGCGGCAGCGAACCCAGCGCCCGAATCCCGCCCACGGCTAACGCCGAGCTGGTCACCGTTGCCACCAGCCAGGATTGGGCCAGATCCTGCAGGCGATCTCCGGCGTAGGAGGTGCCCATGCTCAGCCACAGACGGCGGAACATCGCCCGGCGGATGGGGGCCGGCAGGATCGCACCCAGCCGGGCGGCCACCGCCCTAGTCGACCCGATCATCTCTCCTCTCTTGAATCGCCGCCTCCCTTTCGCCACCCCTCCCACGGCCGTTGATCAATCAGCCCTCGCGCCTCGTCCAGCAGGGAAAGGAAGACACGTCGCTGCTCAGCCCACTGATCCAATAGCACCTCAATCGAG is a window from the Chloroflexota bacterium genome containing:
- a CDS encoding MFS transporter → MIGSTRAVAARLGAILPAPIRRAMFRRLWLSMGTSYAGDRLQDLAQSWLVATVTSSALAVGGIRALGSLPLLLMPIGGVIADALDRRRLLIAGQLAGAALTAGVAALVLLGRVTVWHIYAWVVLNSFIWVISRPSYKVVLTESVPLPEVRSAVAINSMTEMAVAVLVSGAGGVLLGTLGLSIAFTLNSGTYLLAALALWSLRGLRSQSDPTPMGLDMRRVLSDLAEGFRYLMREPRLLHPLLFTVLILAAISPAIGLSAAIVHAAEGSVVDYGVLMASAGLGAFLGAAFAGARRDGGNATYRYAILGLVASAALAAFALLPIEYASLLPLATIGFVVFVQAVWNTSRVRAVADAAHQARLQAITSTVFNVGFPIGMLWGGLAVDRFGVRALLGGAVVLAAVSGIMALVMRHSGHSGPGSLEKPEP